The Juglans regia cultivar Chandler chromosome 10, Walnut 2.0, whole genome shotgun sequence genome includes the window tttagtattGTAATATATTGGTTTTGGAAGAATTGTAAGAGACTCTCATCTCATTAAATTTTGTATCTTGTATCTTGTAACcgctaatttatatataaatgttctactttgttgaggaaaaaaaaaaacgaaaaccAGTAAAGCTAACTTCATTTGGGTACGTAAGTTTCAATAAAAGTAAAGAAGTAAGGATAGAATCCTCAATAAATGCAGACTTCGTGGGGTTTTCTGTAAATCCAGCACCCCGCAGCGTATAAACTATAAAGTTCGACTTTCTTCCATTTCATTTCTAGCCGTAGGGAGCTGACTAGAAaacccccccccctctctctctctctctcagtcgtAATTCTTACTTCAATTAACAACTCCAAAGAAAATTCAGGTACCCTATCTCTTTCTGTTTCTCACTACTCCtaattaggggtgtcaaatcgtattaatgggtcgtgttcgtgtcgtgtcaagacatgtacattacacttaacgggtcaacacaaacacgacccgttaaggatttcgtatcaaaattccaaacccgaacacgacacggtaagataacgggttgacacgacacgacccgttatgacccgttaatgaataataaataaattgacatgatatgACAGgacacgacccgttccgtttcaacccgtttacgttaataaGTTGAACAGatacgatacgacacgacacaACCCGTTtgatttaattgattttatataaatatttaaatataaataatatctataaaaaataaaaaactaactacaagtctaaaattacaatccaaacaaatatgatccacacaatttataataatattcattatcaaatataataaacaaaacatataatgttaatatattaatattacaatcccaaatataataaaaaatttaaaatacaaatctaaacaaatttagaatttgaagaagaaagtggagCATCCTCTttgccctttaggtctaagggtataaaggtaaatttaattttcttaacgggtcataacgggtcataacgggttgacccgttagtgacccgttaagcaatcgtgtcataacgggtcaacccgttttgatccgaacccgttaaggttaaaccctaacccgcttttatcgtgtcgtgttcgtattgggttaacgggtcgtgtcacgtATTGCCACCCCTACTCCTAATCTATCTGTCTTAAATTTTCTCTTCTTAATAATTACTCCACGATTTTCCTGgcatttctcttcatttttttctgtcCACTTAAGTCTACCAATTTGCTCATGTTGATGATTCCTACTGTGTTATATTAGATCTGTTTAATTAAGGAAATAACAAAGTGGAATTACCAGACTAATTATTTCATATTGGAGACGCATGCATGTGTGATTGAAGTGGAATCCTCACTTTCTGTTCCGGTTGTTCATAAAGCTGTAACAAGAAGCTTGGAATATTacgtttattttttatttggttccCATCGACCAAAAGCAAGAACGAAAGGCAAAATGAGAGTCTCTCCTCAAACTTAGATAGTCTCTGTCGTCCCCATTAAGAATTGGTTTTATCGAATCTGAAGGAAAACTTGGAAATCTGGAATGTTGGAGTTCGTTGATTTGTTCATTCGAAAATATGTGGGTTATTGAAATGTTCTGGTTTTgccaaataatatatttttctcttcgcTTAGTACGATTAGCATAAACATAATTTGTAGCCGGATGTACCAGAATTTCCCGACGCAAAGTTTTTGGTTTTCCTAATAATTTGAAGCTGCTTTGGCGTTAGTTCCCTAAAAGAATGATAATTTGTGTttttgtgcgtgcgtgtgtgttGTTTAAACTTCTATTGATCTTTCTATCATTTTTGGTTCCCCTGAAATCAACACGGGTTAGTGAAAGCAAGAAAAACTGcgtttctaatttgtttttaggTACCTTATGCTTTGGTTTTGCTTTGAAATGGATAATTAGGGTGGCCATGCTTAAATGCGTgcttaattatttgattttgtatattatttatttttctctctcaaatgcTAATTAAATCGGTGAATTTgcagattttctttttcatttatttatggcTCCAGAAGTGGCAGTAGCATCTTCAGATTCAATTAAGCCTAGAGGTCTTGTTCTAGTCTGAATTATGTATCTTGAAAACTGTCAATTATTGACTAAGTTTGTACAGGAGATGCACAACAGAATTGAAAAGCTATACTGATAATAATAAAGTTACTGAAGACGAAGCATTTTTGTGCTTTGTCTTTTCATTTTGCCCcatatatgaaaattgaaatttttttgaactTGGCAGccgaaaacataaaaatcaggCTTGCTGATTGATTCAATCTTACTGGTTTTATTTTGTGCAGATGCATGCATTGTTGGTGTTGCACGTACACCAATGGGTGGACTTCTTGGATCTCTATCATCTTTATCTGCCACCAAGCTTGGATCTATAGCTATTGAAGGTAAGAGTAGaaccttttcttttctgcttCAATCTCTGTTTTTGTAATGGTTTCTTGAATTCTTTTTCATGTTCTTTATAGCTGCTCTTAAAAGAGCAAATGTTGACCCATCACTTGTACAAGAAGTTTTCTTTGGCAACGTCCTGAGTGCAAATTTAGGGCAGGCTCCGGCCAGACAAGCTGCATTGGGTGCAGGAATACCTAATTCAGTGGTCAGTACCACTGTTAATAAAGTTTGCGCATCAGGGATGAAAGGTAGATGCTGTATCATCttgaaatgtttatttatatgttttccttggattttttttttaacatgagaATTGATGATTAAGTGTTTAATCTATTATCTAATGAGTTTGGTTACTGCAGCAACAATGCTTGCAGCACAAAGTATCCAGTTGGGCATCAACGATGTTGTTGTGGCTGGTGGCATGGAAAGCATGTCCAATGCGCCAAAGTACCTTGCTGAAGCAAGGTTAATATGCACTTCCATTCAAGTTTCTCTTAGTTTTGAGCTCAATTTCGAATTTTCTGATTGTATACTTAAATGCAGGAAGGGATCTCGCTTTGGGCATGATTCTCTTGTTGATGGAATGCTGAAAGATGGTTTATGGGACGTCTATAATGACTGTGCCATGGGATCATGTGCTGAATTATGTGCAGATAAACATGTGGTAACTAGGCAGGAGCAGGTAGTGTTCAAAAACCACTTTCTTATGACATATAGGTCTATCAAATTTGACAGAAtagaatttgtttttctttgtgaTTCTTGCAGGACGACTTTGCTATCCATAGCTTTGAGCGTGGTATTGCTGCCAAAGACGCGGGTGCCTTTGCATGGGAAATTGTTCCAGTAGGTCATTTATCAAAAACTTGGATGATGTGACCCTAGcactttgttttatatattatttacctCAATGTGGTAACATGCAGGTTGAAGTTTCTGGAGGAAGGGGAAAACCATCAACAATTGTGGACAAGGATGAAGGCCTGGGGAAGGTAAGAGAATTTACCTATATGAAACTAACTTATTCTCCTTGGCTGCCCTCTGATGAGTAGTTTTCCCTATTTCATAGAAGTGCTAAACAGAAAGGAAGGTGGAAGAGGGGATGATTACGAACTTTCTTCAAATTGATtattcaaataagaaaaatgctttAGCCACAAAGAAATCCCACAACAGTAAACCCACAAATTGACATAACTTAATTGTgctatgttagattgtaaagatacttttattgtaaaatagatctaatattctaatgtatcatatgaaaccatgtcaatttgtggatttatgtaacaccccgttctcgaaaagacattttagaattttcaaggagccagtgtgctactactaaacttaagtataaaagcttttcctttttaatgacgcaccagatacgaaagaattccataaaataacaaatttcaataaatattgaaaatccaaaataaatctgtggaagcacttattaaaaaatacggaagtctcgagtgcttatcaaaataatttatttaaactttaaaccataaaagtaattatagcataatctgtctaggcctctacCTCGCCTCCctgggtcaagtcctgtcctgcagtctcatcttcataaatgtcatcacctggggggtttaaaaatatgaaaacaaactaaaatgagtcgaatactcaataagcaacacatcatacagtaaacataataaacataaggtgtcttgaaaagcgtgcatattcataaatacatgcataaataacatgagcatgaacattaacttatctttcacttatcataggccgttacccactgttgacccccttgagttagggttagcaaaTCTAAAAAGATttcgattccgcccgtggccgcgggttgtggaatccatacaaggaagacaatactgggtgcactaccagcatgcacgacctggcaatgcaatatgcccataacataggtaccgttttcatatcataacataggccgttacatattttatcaaatcatacttgcatacttgtcatttcatagatttcaaaagaaatcacatacatatcatatcatatcatagatttcaaaagaaatcacatacatacttgtcatatcatatcatagatttcaaacgaaatcgcattctttcataaatgtcgtgctacatgtttcatcgcataaaatcatgatttttcataaatattttacgaaataactctctcataaaatcatgcatttcttaaataattttatgaataatctttcacataaaatcatgcattttataaataattttatgaataatcttcacataaaatcatgcatttcataaataatttcatgaataatctttcacataaaatcatgactttttcataattttatcatgttttggatacgttaaaagggatttccaataaagggcatacatgcataatatcttttataaaaagacaaacagctcactgtacatacgcgtaaggatatgatcatgctacttaccttgcaatgctaatccactatttttggcacgaaatcggtcgcctataaaaataaacacgtattttgcataaatttctaattaaacaagtgattctatttaaaaacctaactactaaaatagtctatattttctaaacctaaacacttcttgacactaaaatagccttacccgttagtcttaaataagcaaggatatttttggaaataacatactgtacatgggcattttgggaaaataaaatagaggggcatttttgtaaattaactaaccaaaaaacaaaaattgatttacgggttgcatggATTCAGTTTGGCATTACgcgtgaaagaaaaaaattgcatgcaatcgggttggggctgcgatgctcaccgagagaggaagctgatgcgcggcggctctgggtggcaggggaaggaccggagacgcgactgggttctctgggcagtggtggtaaaacgccgagaggaggagagcgggagttgacgccgagaggaggagagcGGGAGTTCAGTCAAGCCGCaaacaaaccgagagaaagagggggatgacgacggtcgtgggcttaccgggatggagtgggtgcctcagggttgtgctggtcggcgagttctgtggctgagggtggccggactgtggcttacggtcgaagagctcagtgctctatttttgagggctaaaataggggaggatggcagcgAGTTTATGGCTTTTTCGAGGGCGGGCCGTGCGGTGGTTCTGCTAGCTGGGCTACGAGGTggccagagggaggagctgagacgtggtttgcttggcttcggcaaggtggtgctgcggtttcCCGGTGGCGTGCAGTGGTCCTGTGCGTGGAGGAAAAACGTGGACCAACACGGCAGTGAAGTTATTTTTCTAGGATTTACGatggagggagaggtggtctgctgAACGAACTTGAG containing:
- the LOC109000726 gene encoding acetyl-CoA acetyltransferase, cytosolic 1-like — translated: MAPEVAVASSDSIKPRDACIVGVARTPMGGLLGSLSSLSATKLGSIAIEAALKRANVDPSLVQEVFFGNVLSANLGQAPARQAALGAGIPNSVVSTTVNKVCASGMKATMLAAQSIQLGINDVVVAGGMESMSNAPKYLAEARKGSRFGHDSLVDGMLKDGLWDVYNDCAMGSCAELCADKHVVTRQEQDDFAIHSFERGIAAKDAGAFAWEIVPVEVSGGRGKPSTIVDKDEGLGKEKVNVHGGAVALGHPLGCSGARILVTLLGVLRQRNGKYGVGGVCNGGGGASALVVELV